The following proteins are co-located in the Pseudoalteromonas sp. N1230-9 genome:
- a CDS encoding D-sedoheptulose-7-phosphate isomerase has translation MSNLDSVAASYLESLNRHQMLFETMETYHPEVMQLLEACHSTLQAGGKVIWFGNGGSAADAQHLAAEFVVRYKLERGPLASIALTTDTSILTAHSNDYHFDTVFERQVQALCKADDLVIGLTTSGTSPNINLALAAANEIGAYTVALTGRDGGKVKDIAKLPIIIKNDETARIQEAHMFIGHWLCEAIDMVVAEQK, from the coding sequence ATGTCTAATCTTGATTCTGTAGCGGCAAGCTACCTAGAGAGTTTAAACCGTCATCAAATGTTGTTTGAAACGATGGAAACCTATCACCCAGAAGTGATGCAGCTTCTTGAAGCATGCCATAGTACATTACAAGCTGGCGGAAAAGTGATTTGGTTTGGTAATGGTGGTAGTGCAGCCGATGCACAACATCTTGCTGCAGAGTTTGTCGTTCGCTATAAATTAGAGCGAGGCCCACTTGCTTCTATTGCGCTTACAACAGACACCTCTATTCTGACAGCACACAGTAATGACTACCACTTTGACACGGTATTTGAACGCCAAGTTCAAGCGCTATGTAAGGCTGATGACTTAGTGATTGGCTTAACGACTTCAGGCACGAGCCCTAATATTAATCTTGCGCTGGCTGCTGCAAATGAAATTGGTGCGTATACTGTGGCTTTAACAGGCCGCGATGGCGGTAAAGTGAAAGATATCGCGAAGTTACCGATTATTATTAAAAATGACGAAACAGCACGTATTCAAGAAGCGCACATGTTTATTGGTCATTGGTTGTGTGAAGCCATCGATATGGTTGTAGCGGAGCAAAAGTAA
- a CDS encoding capsule assembly Wzi family protein yields MKLKMIKASIVGVLLSCSSPLFATPTAYLPIGMDAQLDHQLDTLFALTSGTPMAKPYRLAEVETALTKLESSEPALVAAIRAKIKPYQSDDAITRVGVKLQVDSDTSKQIANQRGLSSDEWGQGFFEGIWRANDYTLVQVGLDYRAKANKFVNYNTFVSFAGEDLQLNIGYKEHWFSPFKHSAQVISTNAKTAPSVSIGMVQPAHNWWNFDFELYYSELEHVDNGILYQNELHSGTPKLAGTHFSIEPINGWKIGINRMMQFGGGPRKVDAGDVFDAFFDPAGNDNSGLTGSKDNELGDQYATITSTVNFNWGMPIELYFEYGGEDTKNHKNYQFGNTVSNVGFFLPKMTDAMSLRYEYTNMHSLWYVNEIYPVNGNTVGGFVTGHYAADQRYSDFHADGVAKVYADAPPTQVHSMELTYNESLSSLWRGKLTLIENESNYLNEFGQTSADYEKAVELQLSNTRQWNEHTLETTLTYGEDVFGENYTWLSVALFW; encoded by the coding sequence ATGAAATTAAAAATGATAAAAGCCTCAATTGTAGGTGTGTTACTTAGTTGTTCCTCCCCACTATTTGCAACGCCCACAGCCTACTTACCTATAGGCATGGACGCACAGCTTGATCATCAATTAGATACACTATTTGCACTTACCTCTGGGACACCGATGGCTAAACCTTATCGGTTGGCTGAAGTCGAGACAGCACTCACTAAACTAGAAAGCTCTGAGCCTGCATTGGTCGCAGCTATTCGCGCTAAGATTAAACCTTATCAAAGTGATGATGCTATAACTCGCGTCGGCGTGAAACTTCAGGTTGACTCTGATACCAGCAAACAAATAGCGAATCAGCGAGGTTTGAGTTCTGATGAGTGGGGGCAAGGCTTTTTTGAAGGCATATGGCGTGCGAACGATTACACATTAGTGCAAGTTGGTCTTGATTATCGTGCTAAAGCTAATAAGTTTGTAAATTACAACACATTCGTTAGTTTTGCTGGTGAAGATCTTCAATTAAATATTGGTTATAAAGAGCATTGGTTCTCACCATTTAAACACTCTGCGCAAGTGATTTCTACCAACGCAAAAACAGCGCCATCGGTATCGATAGGCATGGTTCAGCCAGCACATAATTGGTGGAATTTCGACTTTGAGCTGTACTATTCAGAATTAGAGCATGTTGATAACGGCATCCTTTATCAAAATGAGCTTCATAGTGGTACACCTAAGCTTGCAGGTACGCATTTTAGTATTGAGCCAATCAATGGTTGGAAAATTGGCATCAACCGTATGATGCAATTTGGTGGTGGTCCTCGTAAGGTTGATGCAGGTGATGTGTTTGATGCATTTTTTGACCCTGCTGGAAACGACAACTCTGGCCTTACAGGGAGTAAAGATAACGAACTTGGCGATCAATACGCGACAATTACCAGTACCGTAAACTTTAATTGGGGCATGCCCATTGAACTTTATTTTGAGTATGGCGGTGAGGACACTAAAAACCATAAAAACTATCAATTTGGCAACACAGTAAGCAATGTGGGCTTTTTCTTACCGAAAATGACAGATGCCATGTCATTAAGGTATGAATATACCAATATGCACAGCCTATGGTATGTAAACGAAATTTATCCAGTTAACGGCAATACGGTGGGTGGATTTGTGACTGGCCACTATGCAGCTGATCAGCGTTATAGTGATTTTCATGCAGATGGCGTTGCGAAGGTTTATGCAGATGCGCCACCTACTCAAGTACATAGTATGGAACTTACTTACAATGAGAGCCTTAGTTCTTTATGGCGTGGTAAGTTAACCTTAATTGAAAACGAAAGTAATTATTTAAATGAATTTGGGCAAACAAGCGCAGACTATGAAAAAGCAGTTGAACTTCAATTGAGTAATACACGTCAATGGAATGAACACACACTCGAGACAACACTGACCTATGGTGAAGATGTGTTTGGAGAGAACTATACTTGGTTATCCGTTGCATTATTTTGGTAA
- the waaA gene encoding lipid IV(A) 3-deoxy-D-manno-octulosonic acid transferase, with protein MARILYSLILYILSPLIIFYLYVLRGKKNGGYRHHFAERFGFLATKKQDIVIHCASVGEVLAATPLIKAIKQHNPNLSILVTCNTPTGREQIKNNFQDSVNYCYLPIDFPDATHRFLKRAKPQVLCILETELWPNLMAQSNKRGIKVLILNARLSVKSQQGYQKVMPLTKVIMNSISALASHNQDDANRFIELGLKPEKVRVFGSIKFDITPTNEQLIKVAALKSQYNNERFIWVAGSTHPVEHELILTAHEKLLKTLPNALLIIAPRHPEQFDKVAEILKSSNLSFSRRSEDNYNNQQVVLADTLGELQCLYGVANISYVGGSLIERGGHNPLESAAFSVGVLAGPHTYNFDHIYPELISALGAKTVTDENHLADTLIALSTDVQETIKLGQQAAKCVANNQGAISKTVNLIELYLES; from the coding sequence ATGGCGCGTATTTTATACTCCTTGATTTTATATATACTTAGCCCGCTTATTATCTTCTATCTATACGTGCTAAGGGGTAAAAAAAATGGCGGTTATCGTCATCATTTTGCGGAGCGCTTTGGTTTTTTAGCAACTAAAAAGCAAGATATTGTTATTCATTGCGCATCGGTTGGTGAGGTGCTTGCAGCAACGCCGCTCATAAAAGCTATCAAACAACACAATCCCAATTTAAGTATTTTAGTAACATGCAATACCCCGACGGGCCGTGAGCAAATAAAAAACAACTTCCAAGACTCTGTTAATTACTGTTATTTACCTATTGATTTTCCTGACGCCACTCACCGCTTTTTAAAACGAGCTAAACCTCAAGTACTGTGTATTTTGGAAACAGAGCTGTGGCCCAATTTAATGGCGCAAAGCAATAAACGTGGGATTAAAGTGCTTATTTTAAACGCGCGCCTTTCTGTTAAATCACAGCAGGGTTATCAAAAGGTGATGCCACTAACAAAAGTGATTATGAATTCAATCAGTGCTCTTGCAAGTCATAACCAAGATGATGCGAACCGTTTCATTGAGCTTGGTTTAAAGCCTGAAAAGGTGCGAGTATTTGGCTCTATTAAGTTTGATATCACGCCAACAAATGAACAATTAATTAAAGTCGCTGCACTTAAAAGTCAATATAACAACGAGCGATTTATTTGGGTTGCAGGCTCTACTCACCCCGTTGAGCATGAGCTTATTTTAACTGCTCATGAGAAGCTGTTAAAAACGTTACCCAACGCTCTTTTGATTATTGCTCCGCGACACCCAGAGCAATTTGATAAAGTTGCGGAGATATTAAAAAGTTCAAATTTGAGCTTTAGTCGTCGCAGTGAAGATAACTATAACAACCAACAAGTTGTGCTAGCAGACACGTTAGGTGAGTTACAATGCTTATATGGTGTGGCAAACATCAGCTATGTTGGCGGTAGTTTAATAGAACGAGGCGGCCATAACCCATTAGAGTCAGCTGCGTTTTCTGTTGGCGTATTAGCAGGCCCTCATACTTATAACTTTGACCATATTTATCCTGAGCTGATTAGTGCTTTAGGAGCTAAAACCGTTACCGATGAAAATCACCTTGCTGATACGCTTATCGCTTTGAGTACTGATGTACAAGAGACGATTAAGCTTGGTCAACAAGCTGCGAAGTGCGTCGCTAATAACCAAGGTGCTATTAGCAAAACTGTCAATTTAATTGAGCTTTACTTAGAAAGTTAG
- a CDS encoding DUF1415 domain-containing protein, translating to MNRPEKQMREWVSSVIVKYNFCPFARKEVESNCIHYQISQSVTIDDAVMDMLHECNELDQQAQRETTLLMFEQGFKDFEEFLDLVDLANALLAAQGYEGKYQIANFHPDYVFADSDDSDAANYTNRAPYPTLHLIREASMSEALENYDEPESIPERNIKLARRKGIDFWQQLLQNSINKK from the coding sequence ATGAATCGCCCAGAAAAACAAATGCGCGAATGGGTATCCAGCGTAATTGTAAAATACAATTTTTGCCCCTTTGCCCGTAAAGAAGTTGAAAGTAATTGCATTCATTATCAAATCAGTCAGTCAGTAACGATTGATGATGCGGTAATGGATATGCTTCACGAGTGTAACGAGCTAGACCAACAAGCACAGCGTGAAACAACACTTTTGATGTTTGAGCAAGGCTTTAAGGATTTTGAAGAGTTCTTAGATTTAGTCGATTTAGCCAATGCACTTTTAGCTGCGCAAGGGTATGAAGGTAAATATCAAATAGCCAACTTTCATCCTGACTATGTATTTGCTGACAGTGATGACAGTGATGCTGCTAATTACACCAATCGTGCACCTTACCCAACGCTGCATTTAATTCGTGAAGCCAGCATGAGCGAAGCGCTAGAAAACTACGATGAACCTGAGTCTATCCCAGAGCGTAATATTAAACTTGCAAGACGCAAAGGCATCGACTTTTGGCAACAGTTACTACAAAACAGCATTAATAAAAAATAA
- a CDS encoding YdbL family protein → MRKLQLKKLNVITLISAVCLSFSAWAISLDDAKNQGLVGEDSSGYLGLVVNNSEAKALINDINAKRKEQYLKLAKKNNLSLSQVEALAAAKTIEKTKSGHYIEVNGEWVKK, encoded by the coding sequence ATGCGTAAATTACAACTTAAAAAATTGAATGTGATCACTTTAATTAGTGCTGTTTGTTTATCATTTTCTGCTTGGGCAATTAGCCTAGATGATGCAAAAAACCAAGGATTAGTAGGTGAAGATAGCTCGGGTTATTTAGGCTTAGTGGTAAATAATAGTGAAGCGAAAGCACTTATTAACGATATAAATGCCAAGCGTAAAGAGCAGTATTTAAAGCTTGCGAAAAAGAATAACTTGTCTTTGTCGCAAGTGGAAGCCCTTGCAGCAGCAAAAACCATCGAGAAAACAAAGTCTGGCCATTATATTGAAGTAAATGGTGAGTGGGTTAAAAAATAG
- a CDS encoding YnbE family lipoprotein, producing the protein MAKWLVMLTALGLLSACTHRVEVAAKEPITINLNVKVDHEIRVKVDKELDTLFSDDSELF; encoded by the coding sequence ATGGCTAAATGGTTAGTAATGCTAACAGCTTTAGGGCTTTTAAGTGCCTGTACTCACCGTGTTGAGGTGGCAGCGAAAGAGCCAATTACAATCAACTTAAACGTAAAAGTTGACCATGAGATCCGCGTTAAAGTGGATAAAGAACTTGATACCCTGTTCAGTGATGATAGTGAATTATTCTAA
- a CDS encoding YdbH domain-containing protein has translation MSFKRACVGLLGVMLSVVLLAYLFRLPLTSWYLTPMLGKNGVELHCIDWSLTRKLDLSIDKLCLTYQGQQIELAGIIANKQQVTISRANLTVSNLADKQASNSTQTEFKKLALTLPEQRPLISIQQLDVVSPFTDNPIRLAIHEKRLNHFTVSRDLNADVVIANYEVKASIALDDKIAERFIELPKDSHFTSESQLRFDGITVAIESVINANYQHAFEQCELSFTTQGQASAKYQLNQQHLYADLSALQNQLSANRDCLNTTANQQHQSFIEAQFPLNWQLQIEQPVTVEGERLSVPIVKLLTTEGQSEITVSNTTLSLLDPLASLNSQVGIDFISRDIDEFKLNAHLNEKNVTADFQLSLGSHPAFLDFKADGIQVSGKLSVNELLSKPTVGKLTADVSAKNALLADLKITEFTSHIDTQLSDEQHLSAKVSSQAKSINYNEIQVLKIKNELSVNSDLSVGELFADIDAKTTAAKLITPKVTLNKLSIVTNALQSRALQATHHVFADGLEALVSHHMSKVAHPFELVIPEQAIAKFNPIISQFEPLVTITDGVVSGIIKGDVNLQQAKGDIRIAKLAALYNDYLANDFNVDIEGAFNSGQLNIVPTKFTLNELRAGAVVKKVQGRLNLDNNKPCVSKVTGHVLGGAFVVNQFCPLLDSQTVTAKFENIDASKLVTLDAESGISLSGRLAGTLPITINKQGIAVKQGQLVNQGEGKLLITNNAGFEAVKAQQQELSTTLSLLENLAIKQLKSSVDLKPDGWLHLGVNLQGYNEQQQQAVNFNYNHEENVFTLLRALRLSDEITQRVEKEYAKKGSDNG, from the coding sequence TTGAGTTTTAAGCGAGCGTGCGTTGGTCTGCTAGGAGTCATGCTAAGCGTGGTGCTGTTGGCGTATCTGTTCAGGTTACCACTGACATCGTGGTACTTAACACCTATGCTTGGTAAAAATGGCGTTGAGCTTCACTGTATTGACTGGTCATTAACTCGCAAGCTTGATTTAAGTATCGATAAATTATGCTTAACCTATCAAGGGCAGCAAATTGAGTTAGCAGGTATTATTGCTAATAAGCAGCAGGTGACAATTTCCCGAGCTAATTTGACTGTCAGTAACTTGGCAGACAAACAAGCATCAAATTCAACGCAAACCGAATTTAAAAAGCTTGCTCTAACACTGCCTGAACAAAGACCGCTAATAAGCATTCAGCAGCTTGATGTCGTCTCACCGTTTACCGATAACCCCATTAGGTTGGCAATACATGAAAAACGCCTAAACCATTTTACGGTTTCACGTGACCTTAATGCAGACGTTGTAATCGCTAATTATGAAGTCAAAGCCAGTATTGCCCTTGATGATAAAATAGCTGAGCGATTCATTGAGTTACCAAAAGATAGCCATTTTACCAGCGAGTCACAGCTTAGGTTTGATGGCATTACGGTTGCGATTGAAAGCGTAATTAATGCAAATTATCAGCACGCTTTCGAGCAATGTGAGTTAAGTTTTACTACTCAAGGACAAGCAAGTGCTAAGTACCAATTAAATCAACAGCATCTATACGCGGATTTATCCGCTTTACAAAATCAACTTAGTGCAAACCGAGACTGCTTAAACACCACAGCAAATCAACAACACCAATCATTTATTGAAGCGCAGTTCCCGCTTAATTGGCAGTTACAAATTGAACAGCCTGTAACTGTTGAAGGTGAGCGGCTATCAGTCCCAATTGTAAAACTGCTAACAACTGAAGGGCAAAGTGAGATTACAGTGAGTAATACAACACTTTCTTTGCTGGATCCGCTCGCATCACTTAATAGCCAAGTTGGCATTGATTTTATTAGTAGAGATATTGATGAATTTAAGCTCAATGCGCATTTGAATGAAAAAAACGTTACTGCAGATTTTCAGCTGTCATTGGGTTCACACCCTGCATTTTTAGATTTTAAGGCTGATGGTATTCAGGTTAGTGGCAAGTTGAGTGTTAATGAATTGCTCTCTAAGCCTACAGTTGGAAAACTCACCGCAGATGTAAGTGCTAAAAATGCGCTTTTAGCAGACCTAAAAATAACTGAGTTTACTAGCCATATTGATACTCAACTAAGTGATGAGCAACACTTAAGTGCTAAAGTAAGTAGTCAAGCTAAGTCTATAAATTACAATGAGATTCAAGTTTTGAAAATCAAGAATGAGCTCAGTGTAAATAGCGACTTAAGTGTGGGTGAATTATTTGCCGATATTGATGCAAAAACCACAGCCGCTAAATTAATAACTCCAAAAGTTACCTTAAATAAGCTCTCAATAGTAACTAATGCTTTGCAAAGCAGAGCCTTACAAGCAACGCATCATGTGTTTGCAGATGGCTTGGAGGCGCTTGTCAGCCATCATATGTCCAAGGTTGCGCATCCATTTGAGTTAGTGATACCAGAACAAGCTATAGCAAAGTTCAACCCTATCATTTCCCAATTCGAACCGCTCGTGACAATTACTGATGGTGTTGTTTCAGGGATTATAAAAGGCGATGTAAATTTACAGCAGGCAAAGGGTGATATTCGGATCGCAAAATTAGCAGCGCTATATAATGATTACCTTGCTAATGACTTTAATGTCGATATTGAAGGTGCGTTTAATTCAGGGCAGCTTAATATTGTGCCAACTAAATTTACACTCAATGAACTGCGAGCGGGTGCCGTTGTAAAAAAAGTACAAGGCCGATTAAATCTTGATAATAATAAGCCTTGTGTATCAAAGGTGACAGGGCATGTGTTAGGCGGAGCGTTTGTTGTCAATCAATTTTGTCCATTGCTTGATAGTCAAACTGTCACGGCTAAGTTTGAGAATATAGATGCTAGTAAGCTCGTCACCCTAGATGCAGAGTCAGGTATTAGTTTATCAGGACGACTGGCAGGGACACTGCCTATTACGATAAATAAGCAAGGTATTGCAGTAAAGCAAGGGCAGTTAGTGAACCAAGGAGAAGGTAAACTGCTGATCACTAATAACGCTGGCTTCGAAGCGGTAAAAGCGCAGCAACAAGAGTTGAGTACGACACTGAGTTTGTTAGAAAACTTAGCTATTAAACAGCTAAAAAGTAGCGTAGATTTAAAGCCAGATGGTTGGTTGCACTTAGGTGTAAACTTACAAGGCTATAATGAACAACAGCAACAAGCGGTTAATTTTAATTATAACCATGAAGAGAACGTGTTCACCTTATTAAGGGCGTTGCGCTTAAGTGACGAAATTACTCAAAGAGTTGAAAAAGAGTATGCAAAAAAAGGAAGCGATAATGGCTAA
- the purL gene encoding phosphoribosylformylglycinamidine synthase, with product MLILRGAPALSDFRVQKILARCQQAQLPVTDVYAEFMHFADLTAELSADEQTKLEKLLTYGPTIAEHTPAGTLILVTPRPGTISPWASKATDIAHNCGLSQVHRVERGIAYYVEGNLSAEQTAEVAALLHDRMTEATHADMADAAKLFRHDEPRPMSSVDILGGGREALAKANVEQGFALAEDEIDYLVENFQKLGRNPNDIELFMFAQANSEHCRHKIFNADWTIDGIEQPKSLFKMIKNTYEQNPENVLSAYKDNAAVMKGSVAGRFFPNNEGEYAYHQENIEILMKVETHNHPTAIAPFSGASTGSGGEIRDEGATGRGSKPKAGLVGFTVSNLRIPGYEQPWETDFGKPGRIVNALDIMTEGPLGGAAFNNEFGRPNLLGYFRTYEEKVSSHNGIEVRGYHKPIMLAGGLGNIRSEHVQKGEIPVGAKLIALGGPAMNIGLGGGAASSMTSGQSNEDLDFASVQRENPEMERRCQEVIDKCWQLGDANPIAFIHDVGAGGLSNAFPELVDDGGRGGKFQLRDIPNDEPGMAPHEIWCNESQERYVLAVAAEDFARFEAICKRERAQYAVIGEATEERHLTVEDSHFGNNPVDLPLDVLLGKAPKMHREVESKKAQSQPLDVANIDAADAAQRLLRLPTIAEKTFLITIGDRTVTGLVARDQMVGPWQVPVANCAVTAAAFDTYHGEAMSLGERTPAALLNYGASARLAVAESLTNIACANIGGLENIKLSANWMAAAGHPGEDAGLFEAVKAVGEELCPALGLTIPVGKDSMSMKTQWDENGEQKSVTAPLSLIITAFGRVEDVRKTVTPQLRTDKGDSSLLLVDLGAGQNRLGASSLAQVYKQLGDVTPDVDNPALLKGFYEAMQALVADNKLLAYHDRSDGGLFTTIAEMAFAGHTGVTVDLAGLTGSDIEALYNEELGAVIQVANADLDAVKAVLADHGLAAISHEIGALNADDRVLFTRGDDVVLNHTRTELRTIWAETTYQMQARRDNPECAKQEFDAKFDAKDPGLNVKLSFDLNEDVAAPYIATGAKPKMAILREQGVNSHLEMAAAFNRAGFAAVDVHMSDILEGRLTLEQFKGLVACGGFSYGDVLGAGEGWAKSILFNEMAREQFQSFFHREDTFSLGVCNGCQMLSTLKELIPGTEHWPRFVTNKSERFEARFSLVEVQENPSVFFNGMAGSRMPIAVSHGEGHAEFANADAVKAALESGTVAVKFVDNYGNPTTQYPANPNGSPEGITGITSTDGRATVMMPHPERVFRTVANSWHPDEWTEDSPWMRMFRNARKNVG from the coding sequence ATGTTGATCCTTCGTGGTGCACCAGCACTTTCCGATTTTAGAGTTCAGAAAATTTTAGCGCGTTGCCAACAGGCACAACTTCCAGTCACTGACGTTTATGCCGAGTTTATGCATTTTGCTGATCTTACTGCTGAACTTTCAGCCGATGAGCAAACAAAGCTAGAAAAGCTGCTTACTTATGGTCCAACGATCGCCGAGCATACCCCTGCTGGCACGTTAATACTTGTAACGCCGCGCCCAGGTACTATCTCGCCTTGGGCATCAAAAGCAACTGACATTGCACATAATTGTGGCTTAAGCCAAGTTCACCGTGTTGAGCGTGGTATTGCATACTACGTTGAAGGTAATCTATCAGCTGAGCAAACAGCTGAAGTTGCAGCGTTATTACATGACCGTATGACTGAAGCAACGCACGCGGATATGGCTGATGCAGCTAAATTATTCCGTCACGACGAACCACGTCCAATGTCATCAGTTGACATTTTAGGTGGTGGCCGTGAAGCGCTTGCAAAAGCAAACGTTGAGCAAGGTTTTGCGCTTGCAGAAGACGAAATTGATTACTTGGTAGAAAACTTCCAAAAGTTAGGGCGTAACCCGAACGACATCGAATTATTCATGTTTGCACAAGCAAACTCTGAGCATTGTCGTCATAAAATCTTTAACGCTGATTGGACAATCGATGGCATCGAACAGCCAAAATCATTGTTCAAAATGATCAAAAACACCTACGAGCAAAACCCTGAAAACGTGTTATCTGCCTATAAAGATAACGCAGCGGTAATGAAGGGGTCAGTAGCGGGTCGTTTCTTCCCGAACAATGAAGGCGAGTACGCATACCATCAAGAAAACATCGAAATCTTGATGAAAGTTGAAACGCACAACCACCCAACAGCGATTGCGCCATTCTCAGGTGCATCAACAGGTTCGGGTGGTGAGATTCGTGATGAAGGTGCTACAGGCCGAGGCTCTAAGCCTAAAGCGGGTTTAGTTGGCTTCACTGTATCTAACCTACGTATTCCAGGTTACGAGCAGCCATGGGAAACAGACTTCGGTAAACCTGGTCGTATCGTTAATGCACTGGATATTATGACTGAAGGTCCATTAGGTGGCGCGGCATTCAATAACGAATTTGGTCGTCCTAACTTACTTGGTTACTTCCGTACATACGAAGAAAAAGTATCAAGCCATAACGGTATCGAGGTACGTGGTTACCACAAGCCAATCATGCTTGCAGGTGGTTTAGGTAACATTCGTTCTGAGCATGTTCAAAAAGGTGAAATCCCTGTAGGTGCAAAACTTATCGCACTAGGTGGTCCGGCGATGAACATCGGTCTTGGTGGTGGTGCTGCATCTAGTATGACATCAGGCCAATCAAACGAAGATTTAGACTTTGCATCGGTACAGCGTGAAAACCCAGAAATGGAACGTCGTTGTCAGGAAGTTATCGATAAATGTTGGCAGTTAGGTGATGCAAACCCAATCGCTTTCATCCACGATGTGGGTGCAGGTGGTCTTTCAAACGCATTCCCTGAGCTTGTAGACGACGGTGGTCGTGGTGGTAAATTCCAACTTCGTGATATTCCAAACGATGAGCCGGGTATGGCACCACACGAAATTTGGTGTAACGAATCTCAAGAGCGTTACGTATTAGCGGTTGCTGCTGAAGACTTCGCGCGCTTTGAAGCAATCTGTAAACGTGAACGTGCACAATATGCGGTTATTGGTGAAGCGACAGAAGAGCGCCACTTAACGGTTGAAGATAGCCACTTCGGTAACAACCCTGTTGATCTTCCGCTTGATGTTTTACTTGGTAAAGCACCAAAAATGCATCGTGAAGTGGAATCTAAAAAAGCGCAATCACAGCCATTAGACGTTGCTAACATTGATGCGGCAGATGCTGCACAGCGTTTATTACGCCTACCAACGATTGCAGAGAAAACATTCTTAATCACCATTGGTGACCGTACGGTAACGGGTTTAGTTGCGCGTGACCAAATGGTCGGTCCTTGGCAGGTGCCAGTAGCAAACTGTGCGGTAACAGCCGCTGCGTTTGATACTTACCACGGTGAAGCAATGTCACTGGGTGAACGTACACCAGCTGCACTTTTAAACTACGGTGCTTCTGCTCGTTTAGCTGTGGCTGAGTCACTAACGAACATCGCGTGTGCTAACATCGGTGGCCTTGAAAATATTAAGCTATCTGCAAACTGGATGGCTGCAGCAGGTCACCCAGGCGAAGATGCAGGTCTTTTTGAGGCTGTTAAAGCGGTGGGTGAAGAGCTTTGTCCGGCACTTGGTTTAACTATCCCTGTGGGTAAAGACTCAATGTCGATGAAAACTCAATGGGATGAAAACGGTGAGCAAAAATCAGTTACTGCACCATTATCACTGATCATTACTGCCTTTGGTCGTGTTGAAGATGTGCGTAAAACAGTAACGCCACAGCTACGTACTGATAAAGGTGATTCATCACTATTATTAGTTGATTTAGGTGCGGGTCAAAACCGACTGGGCGCATCAAGCCTTGCACAGGTTTATAAGCAACTAGGTGATGTAACACCTGATGTTGATAACCCAGCACTATTAAAAGGCTTCTATGAAGCAATGCAAGCGCTTGTTGCTGATAACAAGTTACTTGCTTACCATGACCGTTCTGATGGTGGTTTATTCACGACTATCGCTGAAATGGCATTTGCTGGTCACACGGGTGTAACTGTTGACCTTGCTGGCTTAACAGGTTCAGACATCGAAGCGCTTTATAATGAAGAGCTAGGTGCAGTTATCCAAGTGGCAAATGCTGACTTAGATGCAGTAAAAGCGGTTCTTGCAGATCACGGCTTAGCAGCTATCAGCCATGAAATTGGTGCACTAAACGCTGATGACCGCGTGCTATTCACTCGTGGTGATGATGTGGTTCTTAACCATACGCGTACTGAGCTTCGTACTATTTGGGCAGAAACAACTTACCAAATGCAAGCACGTCGTGATAACCCTGAGTGTGCTAAGCAAGAGTTTGACGCTAAATTTGACGCAAAAGACCCAGGTCTTAACGTAAAACTAAGCTTTGATTTAAACGAAGATGTTGCAGCGCCTTATATTGCAACTGGTGCGAAGCCGAAAATGGCGATTCTACGTGAGCAAGGCGTTAACTCTCACTTAGAAATGGCTGCGGCATTTAACCGTGCAGGCTTTGCAGCGGTTGACGTGCACATGAGCGACATTCTTGAAGGTCGTTTAACACTTGAGCAATTTAAAGGCTTAGTGGCATGTGGTGGTTTCTCTTACGGTGACGTATTGGGTGCAGGTGAAGGCTGGGCTAAGTCAATCTTATTTAATGAGATGGCGCGTGAGCAGTTCCAAAGCTTCTTCCACCGCGAAGATACATTCAGCTTAGGTGTGTGTAATGGCTGTCAAATGCTTTCAACATTGAAAGAATTGATCCCAGGCACTGAGCACTGGCCACGTTTCGTAACGAATAAGTCAGAGCGTTTTGAAGCTCGCTTTAGCCTTGTAGAAGTGCAAGAAAACCCATCGGTATTCTTTAATGGTATGGCTGGTTCACGTATGCCTATCGCTGTTTCACATGGTGAAGGTCATGCTGAGTTCGCAAACGCTGATGCAGTTAAAGCAGCGCTTGAGTCAGGTACTGTGGCAGTGAAGTTTGTTGATAACTACGGTAACCCAACAACGCAATACCCTGCTAACCCGAATGGCTCGCCAGAAGGTATCACAGGTATTACTTCTACTGATGGTCGTGCAACGGTTATGATGCCGCACCCAGAGCGTGTATTCCGTACTGTAGCTAACTCATGGCACCCAGATGAGTGGACAGAGGATAGCCCATGGATGCGTATGTTCCGCAACGCACGTAAAAACGTTGGCTAG